A window from Mangifera indica cultivar Alphonso chromosome 2, CATAS_Mindica_2.1, whole genome shotgun sequence encodes these proteins:
- the LOC123206379 gene encoding histone H3.2 has translation MARTKQTARKSTGGKAPRKQLATKAARKSAPATGGVKKPHRFRPGTVALREIRKYQKSTELLIRKLPFQRLVREIAQDFKTDLRFQSSAVAALQEAAEAYLVGLFEDTNLCAIHAKRVTIMPKDIQLARRIRGERA, from the coding sequence ATGGCTCGTACCAAGCAAACAGCAAGGAAGTCCACCGGTGGTAAGGCGCCACGTAAGCAGCTGGCTACCAAGGCCGCTCGCAAGTCAGCCCCGGCGACCGGAGGAGTGAAGAAGCCTCACCGTTTCAGGCCTGGAACTGTGGCATTGAGAGAGATCAGAAAGTACCAGAAGAGCACAGAACTTCTGATCCGCAAGCTTCCATTTCAGAgacttgtgagagaaattgctCAGGATTTCAAAACCGATTTGAGGTTCCAAAGCAGTGCCGTTGCGGCTCTTCAGGAAGCGGCAGAGGCGTATCTCGTCGGTCTCTTTGAGGACACAAATCTCTGTGCGATCCACGCAAAGAGAGTCACCATCATGCCTAAAGACATTCAACTTGCACGGAGGATTAGAGGTGAGAGAGCTTAG
- the LOC123208589 gene encoding uncharacterized protein LOC123208589, producing the protein MHRPERKIKKTKALAACHKNNQETNETKTIRKKIKKNMCYNQRPWADLREELLDIISSNMNIADYLNFGRVCRNWRLFYSEYRDSFMASQSPLVIHISSRAKKACYFHEIATGIKYKTMLPKFICHFKFCLGVSGGYLIMKDRWSRNFWILNPVTGRQFQFSCEPKPFDNSDRAIFVPTGSHDEDFVVAILSRFNETLEFYISRFNLWRNYSHRLENWHILDVVAFHGRILGITNQSQIGILHLRHSYWYFLPLKFAPPVSSNVRIVTSNNKILIVDYVIRALQAAI; encoded by the exons ATGCACAGACCAGAGAGGAAGATCAAAAAAACCAAGGCTTTAGCGGCGTGCCACAAGAATAACCAAGAGACGAATGAAACAAAGACAATCaggaagaagataaagaagaacATGTGCTACAATCAGAGGCCATGGGCTGATCTTCGAGAAGAACTTCTGGATATAATCTCTAGTAACATGAATATTGCAGACTATCTCAACTTTGGTAGAGTTTGTAGAAATTGGAGATTGTTTTATTCAGAATACAGAGACAGTTTCATGGCATCACAATCACCTCTCGTCATTCACATCTCATCACGAGCAAAGAAAGCCTGCTATTTTCACGAAATAGCCACAGGAATCAAATACAAGACAATGCTTCCCAAATTTATTTGCCACTTCAAATTTTGTCTTGGTGTTTCTGGTGGGTATTTAATCATGAAAGATCGTTGGAGTCGGAACTTTTGGATACTAAATCCCGTTACAGGACGCCAATTCCAGTTCTCTTGCGAGCCCAAGCCTTTTGATAATAGTGATCGTGCTATTTTTGTTCCAACCGGATCTCATGACGAAGATTTTGTTGTAGCCATTCTCTCTCGTTTCAACGAAACCTTGGAGTTCTACATATCTAGATTTAACCTATGGAGAAATTACTCTCATAGACTGGAGAATTGGCATATTTTGGATGTAGTTGCTTTCCATGGTAGGATTCTTGGTATAACCAATCAATCTCAAATTGGGATACTTCACCTCAGACATTCTTATTGGTACTTTTTGCCTCTGAAATTTGCACCTCCTGTGAGCAGCAATGTGAGGATAGTGACTTCAAATAATAAGATTCTGATAGTGGATTAT GTAATTCGGGCTCTACAAGCTGCAATTTAA